A portion of the Pseudomonas sp. PSE14 genome contains these proteins:
- the purT gene encoding formate-dependent phosphoribosylglycinamide formyltransferase — translation MPRIGTPLSPSATRVLLCGSGELGKEVAIELQRLGCEVIAVDRYENAPAMQVAHRSHVISMLDGGALRAVIEQEKPHYIVPEIEAIATATLVELESEGYTVVPTARAAQLTMNREGIRRLAAEELGLPTSPYHFADTYEQYAAGVAAVGYPCVVKPIMSSSGKGQSVLKSDADLKAAWDYAQEGGRAGKGRVIVEGFIDFDYEITLLTVRHIGGTTFCAPIGHRQVKGDYHESWQPQAMSPKALAESERVAKAVTEALGGRGLFGVELFVKGDQVWFSEVSPRPHDTGLVTLISQDLSEFALHARAILGLPIPVIRQLGDSASAVILVEGKSQQVSFGNLGAALSEPDTALRLFGKPEVDGQRRMGVALARDESIDAARAKATRSAQAVSVEL, via the coding sequence ATGCCCCGTATTGGAACTCCCCTGTCGCCGAGCGCGACCCGTGTACTGCTCTGTGGCTCCGGCGAGCTGGGCAAGGAAGTGGCGATCGAACTGCAGCGCCTGGGTTGCGAGGTGATCGCCGTTGACCGTTACGAGAACGCACCGGCGATGCAGGTGGCGCACCGTAGCCATGTGATCAGCATGCTCGACGGCGGGGCCCTGCGCGCGGTGATCGAGCAGGAAAAACCGCACTACATCGTGCCGGAGATCGAAGCCATCGCCACCGCGACCCTGGTCGAGTTGGAGAGCGAAGGCTACACCGTCGTCCCCACCGCCCGCGCCGCACAGCTGACCATGAACCGCGAGGGCATCCGTCGCCTGGCCGCCGAGGAACTGGGCCTGCCCACCTCGCCGTATCACTTCGCCGATACCTACGAGCAATATGCCGCCGGTGTTGCTGCCGTGGGCTACCCCTGCGTGGTCAAGCCGATCATGAGCTCCTCCGGCAAGGGCCAGAGCGTGCTGAAATCCGATGCCGACCTGAAGGCCGCCTGGGACTACGCCCAGGAGGGTGGCCGCGCCGGCAAGGGCCGGGTGATCGTCGAGGGCTTCATCGACTTCGACTACGAGATCACCCTGCTGACCGTTCGCCACATCGGCGGCACCACCTTCTGTGCCCCCATCGGCCACCGCCAGGTGAAGGGCGACTACCACGAGTCCTGGCAGCCCCAGGCCATGAGCCCAAAGGCGCTGGCCGAATCCGAGCGCGTGGCCAAGGCGGTCACCGAGGCGCTGGGCGGTCGCGGCCTGTTTGGCGTGGAACTGTTCGTGAAGGGCGATCAGGTGTGGTTCAGCGAAGTCTCGCCGCGCCCGCATGACACCGGCCTGGTGACCCTGATTTCCCAGGACCTTTCCGAGTTCGCCCTGCACGCCCGCGCCATCCTCGGTCTGCCGATCCCGGTGATCCGCCAGCTGGGCGATTCCGCCTCGGCGGTGATTCTGGTGGAAGGCAAATCGCAGCAGGTTTCCTTCGGCAACCTCGGCGCCGCCCTGAGCGAGCCGGATACCGCGCTGCGCCTGTTCGGCAAGCCGGAAGTGGATGGTCAGCGCCGCATGGGCGTGGCCCTGGCGCGCGACGAGTCCATCGACGCGGCCCGCGCCAAGGCGACCCGTTCGGCCCAGGCGGTCAGCGTCGAGCTGTGA
- the purL gene encoding phosphoribosylformylglycinamidine synthase, with the protein MLILRGAPALSAFRHGKLLDLLTQQVPAVTGLYAEFAHFAEVTGALNAEEEQVLARLLKYGPSVPVQEPAGRLFLVVPRFGTISPWSSKASDIARNCGLAKIERIERGIAYYVSGELSEADAQAVAARLHDRMTQLVLGQLEEASALFSHAQPKPLTVVDILAGGRAALEKANLDLGLALAEDEIDYLVKSFVELGRNPHDVELMMFAQANSEHCRHKIFNASWDIDGQAQDKSLFGMIKNTYEMHREGVLSAYKDNAAVMKGYVAGRFYPNAETRQYGASEEPVHILMKVETHNHPTAIAPFPGASTGSGGEIRDEGATGRGAKPKAGLVGFTVSNLNIPGFEQPWEVPYGKPERIVTPLDIMIEGPLGGAAFNNEFGRPNLAGYFRTFEQAIATPRGEEVRGYHKPIMIAGGMGNIREDHVQKGEISVGAKLIVLGGPAMLIGLGGGAASSMATGASAADLDFASVQRENPEMERRCQEVIDRCWQLGDNNPIKFIHDVGAGGISNALPELINDGGRGGRFELRAVPNDEPGMSPLEIWCNESQERYVLSVDAADFETFKAICERERCPFAVVGEATEEKQLTVADSHFGNKPVDMPLEVLLGKPPRMHRSVTREAELGDDFAAAGLDLTESTERVLRHPAVASKNFLITIGDRTITGLVARDQLVGPWQVPVADCAVTATSFDVYTGEAMAMGERTPLALIDAPASGRMAIGETITNLAAASIDKISEIKLSANWMAAAGHPGEDARLYDTVKAVGMELCPALGITIPVGKDSMSMKTRWQDGDAEKSVTSPMSLIISGFAPVSDVRKTLTPQLRLDKGETDLIVIDLGRGKNRMGGSILAQVNGQIGRAAPDVDDAEDLKAFFAVIQGLNADGHLLAYHDRSDGGLMATVVEMAFAGHCGLDLNLDALAESREELVAALFNEELGAVIQVRSGATPEVLAQFSAAGLEDCVAVIGQPVNGADIELAFNGEQVFNALRRDLQRIWSETSYRIQRMRDNADCADQEFDGLLDESNPGLSVKLSFDVNDDIAAPYIKKGVRPQVAILREQGVNGQVEMAAAFDRAGFAAIDVHMSDILSGRVSLEQFKGLVACGGFSYGDVLGAGEGWAKSILFNTRARDGFQAFFERKDSFALGVCNGCQMMSNLHELIPGTEFWPHFVRNRSEQFEARVAMVQVQESQSIFLQGMAGSRLPIAIAHGEGHAEFESEEALLESDLSGTVALRFVDNQGKVTEAYPANPNGSPRGITGLTSRDGRVTIMMPHPERVFRAVQNSWRPDEWEENGGWMRMFRNARVWVG; encoded by the coding sequence ATGCTGATCCTGCGCGGTGCTCCCGCCCTTTCCGCTTTCCGCCACGGCAAACTGCTCGACCTGCTGACCCAGCAGGTGCCCGCCGTCACCGGGCTGTATGCCGAGTTTGCGCACTTCGCCGAGGTCACCGGAGCCCTCAACGCCGAGGAAGAACAGGTCCTCGCCCGCCTGCTGAAATACGGCCCGAGCGTCCCGGTACAGGAACCCGCCGGTCGCCTGTTCCTGGTGGTACCGCGTTTCGGCACCATCTCGCCCTGGTCGAGCAAGGCGTCGGACATTGCCCGCAATTGCGGCCTGGCCAAGATCGAGCGCATCGAGCGCGGCATCGCCTACTACGTCAGCGGTGAGCTGAGCGAGGCCGATGCGCAAGCCGTCGCCGCCCGCCTGCATGACCGCATGACCCAACTGGTCCTGGGCCAGCTCGAAGAAGCTTCCGCCCTGTTCAGCCACGCCCAGCCCAAGCCGCTGACCGTGGTGGACATCCTCGCCGGCGGTCGCGCCGCGCTGGAGAAGGCCAACCTCGACCTGGGCCTGGCCCTGGCCGAAGACGAGATCGACTACCTGGTGAAAAGCTTCGTCGAGCTGGGCCGCAACCCGCACGACGTCGAGCTGATGATGTTCGCCCAGGCCAACTCCGAACACTGCCGCCACAAGATCTTCAACGCCAGTTGGGATATCGACGGCCAGGCTCAGGACAAGAGCCTGTTCGGCATGATCAAGAACACCTATGAAATGCACCGCGAAGGCGTGCTGTCCGCGTACAAGGACAACGCCGCGGTCATGAAGGGCTACGTCGCCGGCCGCTTCTACCCGAACGCGGAAACCCGCCAGTACGGTGCCAGCGAAGAGCCGGTGCACATCCTGATGAAGGTGGAAACCCACAACCACCCGACCGCCATCGCTCCCTTCCCCGGCGCCTCCACCGGCTCCGGCGGCGAGATCCGCGACGAAGGTGCGACCGGCCGTGGCGCCAAGCCGAAAGCCGGCCTGGTGGGCTTCACCGTCTCCAACCTGAACATCCCCGGTTTCGAGCAGCCCTGGGAAGTGCCCTACGGCAAGCCCGAGCGCATCGTCACCCCGCTGGACATCATGATCGAAGGTCCGCTGGGCGGCGCCGCGTTCAACAACGAATTCGGCCGCCCGAACCTGGCCGGCTACTTCCGTACCTTCGAGCAGGCCATCGCCACCCCGCGCGGCGAGGAAGTCCGTGGCTACCACAAGCCGATCATGATCGCCGGCGGCATGGGCAACATCCGCGAAGACCACGTGCAGAAGGGCGAGATCTCGGTCGGCGCCAAGCTGATCGTGCTCGGCGGCCCGGCCATGCTGATCGGCCTGGGCGGCGGCGCCGCGTCCTCCATGGCCACCGGCGCCTCCGCCGCGGATCTGGACTTCGCCTCGGTGCAGCGCGAGAACCCCGAAATGGAACGTCGCTGCCAGGAGGTCATCGACCGTTGCTGGCAGCTGGGCGACAACAACCCGATCAAGTTCATCCACGACGTGGGCGCGGGCGGCATCTCCAACGCCCTGCCGGAACTGATCAACGACGGTGGCCGTGGCGGCCGTTTCGAACTGCGCGCCGTGCCCAACGACGAGCCGGGCATGAGCCCGCTGGAAATCTGGTGCAACGAGTCGCAGGAGCGTTACGTCCTGTCCGTCGACGCCGCCGACTTCGAGACCTTCAAGGCCATCTGCGAGCGCGAGCGCTGCCCGTTCGCCGTGGTCGGCGAGGCCACCGAAGAGAAGCAACTGACCGTAGCCGACAGCCACTTCGGCAACAAGCCGGTGGACATGCCGCTCGAAGTGCTGCTCGGCAAGCCGCCGCGCATGCACCGTTCGGTCACCCGCGAAGCGGAGCTGGGCGATGACTTCGCCGCCGCCGGCCTGGACCTGACCGAGTCCACCGAGCGCGTACTGCGTCACCCGGCCGTGGCCAGCAAGAACTTCCTGATCACCATCGGTGACCGCACCATCACCGGTCTGGTGGCTCGCGACCAACTGGTCGGCCCGTGGCAGGTTCCGGTGGCCGACTGCGCCGTCACCGCCACCAGCTTCGACGTCTACACCGGTGAAGCCATGGCCATGGGCGAGCGCACCCCGCTGGCCCTGATCGACGCCCCGGCCTCCGGCCGCATGGCGATTGGCGAGACCATCACCAACCTGGCCGCCGCCAGCATCGACAAGATTTCCGAGATCAAGCTCTCCGCCAACTGGATGGCCGCTGCCGGGCACCCGGGCGAGGACGCGCGCCTGTACGACACCGTCAAGGCTGTCGGCATGGAGCTGTGCCCGGCGCTGGGCATCACTATCCCGGTGGGCAAGGACTCCATGTCCATGAAGACCCGCTGGCAGGATGGCGATGCCGAGAAGAGCGTCACCTCGCCGATGTCGCTGATCATCTCCGGCTTCGCTCCGGTCAGCGACGTGCGCAAGACCCTGACCCCGCAGCTGCGCCTGGACAAGGGCGAGACCGACCTGATCGTCATCGACCTCGGCCGTGGCAAGAACCGCATGGGTGGCTCCATCCTCGCCCAGGTCAACGGCCAGATCGGCCGCGCTGCGCCGGACGTCGACGACGCCGAAGACCTGAAGGCCTTCTTCGCCGTGATCCAGGGCCTGAACGCCGACGGCCACCTGCTGGCCTACCACGACCGTTCCGACGGCGGCCTGATGGCTACCGTGGTCGAGATGGCCTTCGCCGGCCACTGCGGCCTGGACCTGAACCTCGATGCACTGGCCGAAAGCCGCGAGGAACTGGTTGCTGCGTTGTTCAACGAAGAGCTGGGTGCCGTCATCCAGGTTCGCAGCGGCGCCACTCCGGAAGTGCTTGCCCAGTTCAGCGCCGCCGGTCTGGAAGACTGTGTCGCGGTCATCGGCCAGCCGGTCAACGGCGCCGACATCGAACTGGCCTTCAACGGCGAGCAGGTCTTCAATGCCCTGCGCCGCGACCTGCAGCGCATCTGGAGCGAGACCAGCTACCGCATCCAGCGCATGCGTGACAACGCCGACTGCGCCGACCAGGAATTCGACGGCCTGCTCGACGAGAGCAATCCGGGCCTGTCGGTGAAGCTGAGCTTCGACGTCAACGACGACATCGCCGCGCCGTACATCAAGAAGGGTGTGCGTCCGCAGGTGGCCATCCTGCGCGAGCAGGGCGTCAACGGCCAGGTGGAAATGGCTGCCGCCTTCGACCGCGCCGGCTTCGCCGCGATCGACGTGCACATGAGCGACATCCTCTCCGGCCGCGTCAGCCTGGAGCAGTTCAAGGGTCTGGTAGCCTGCGGCGGCTTCTCCTACGGTGATGTACTGGGCGCTGGCGAGGGCTGGGCCAAGTCCATCCTCTTCAACACCCGTGCCCGTGATGGTTTCCAGGCCTTCTTCGAGCGCAAGGACAGCTTCGCCCTGGGCGTGTGCAACGGTTGCCAGATGATGTCCAACCTGCACGAGCTGATCCCCGGCACCGAGTTCTGGCCGCACTTCGTGCGTAACCGCTCCGAGCAGTTCGAAGCGCGCGTGGCGATGGTCCAGGTCCAGGAATCGCAGTCGATCTTCCTGCAGGGCATGGCCGGTTCGCGCCTGCCGATCGCCATCGCCCACGGTGAAGGCCATGCGGAGTTCGAGAGCGAGGAGGCGCTGCTGGAATCCGATCTGTCCGGCACCGTGGCACTGCGTTTCGTCGACAACCAGGGCAAGGTCACCGAAGCCTACCCGGCCAACCCGAACGGCTCGCCCCGTGGCATTACCGGCCTGACCAGCCGCGACGGCCGCGTCACCATCATGATGCCGCACCCGGAGCGCGTGTTCCGCGCCGTGCAGAACTCCTGGCGTCCGGATGAGTGGGAGGAGAACGGCGGCTGGATGCGCATGTTCCGCAACGCCCGCGTCTGGGTGGGTTGA
- a CDS encoding DUF1289 domain-containing protein encodes MTVERPVASPCVHVCALDDADICLGCQRSADEITRWGRMDNAERREVLRRCEERARQQGVLI; translated from the coding sequence ATGACAGTAGAACGTCCCGTGGCCTCGCCCTGCGTGCATGTCTGCGCGCTGGATGACGCCGACATCTGCCTGGGCTGCCAGCGCAGCGCCGACGAAATCACCCGCTGGGGGCGCATGGACAACGCCGAACGCCGCGAGGTGCTCCGGCGTTGCGAAGAGCGCGCCCGCCAGCAGGGCGTGCTGATCTAG
- a CDS encoding CDGSH iron-sulfur domain-containing protein — protein sequence MDTLELSVGRERHLLLCRCGRSANLPYCDGSHAPDAPGLRARWQRFMGR from the coding sequence GTGGACACGCTGGAGCTGAGCGTGGGGCGCGAGCGTCACCTGTTGCTCTGCCGCTGCGGTCGTTCGGCTAATCTGCCTTATTGCGATGGTTCCCATGCGCCGGACGCGCCGGGCTTGAGAGCTCGCTGGCAGCGCTTCATGGGGCGCTGA
- a CDS encoding L,D-transpeptidase family protein, with the protein MRWLIAVLCLTFAAFSNASATPTLDGHIDKILVLKSERKLHLMSNGKILKSYRVSLGKRPQGPKLAEGDNRTPEGFYWIDWRKTSDKYNLSMHISYPNARDVAKAREKNLSPGGMIMIHGTPLDEEYPEWYFSTLDWTNGCIAMTNADLREVWSLVKDGTLIEIRP; encoded by the coding sequence ATGCGCTGGCTGATCGCCGTCCTTTGTCTTACCTTCGCCGCGTTCTCGAACGCCAGTGCGACGCCTACGCTCGACGGTCATATCGACAAGATTCTCGTGCTCAAGTCCGAGCGCAAACTGCACCTGATGAGCAACGGCAAAATTCTCAAGAGCTACCGCGTGTCCCTGGGCAAGCGCCCGCAAGGACCGAAGCTCGCCGAGGGCGACAACCGCACGCCGGAAGGCTTCTACTGGATCGACTGGCGCAAGACCAGCGACAAGTACAACCTCTCCATGCACATCTCCTACCCCAACGCGCGTGATGTGGCCAAGGCGCGGGAAAAGAACCTGTCGCCGGGCGGCATGATCATGATCCACGGCACCCCGCTGGATGAGGAATACCCCGAGTGGTACTTCTCCACCCTCGACTGGACCAACGGCTGCATCGCCATGACCAACGCCGACCTGCGCGAGGTCTGGAGCCTGGTGAAGGACGGCACGCTGATCGAGATCCGTCCCTGA
- a CDS encoding CoA pyrophosphatase: MFGMLDQLRQRIQAHTPRDFETDRSFPEAAVLLPITPQEELVLTLRATGLSTHSGEVAFPGGRRDPEDVDLIHTALREAEEEIALPPGLVEVVGPLSTLLSRHGILVKPFVGFVPDFVEYRPNDGEIAEVFKVPLEFFRGDPRETTHRIDYFGRSWYVPSYLYEGYKIWGLSAIMLVELVNLLHDARIDLHQPPAQFIKLS; the protein is encoded by the coding sequence ATGTTCGGCATGCTGGACCAGCTGCGCCAACGCATACAGGCGCACACGCCTCGCGACTTCGAAACGGACCGCAGCTTCCCGGAAGCGGCGGTCCTGCTCCCCATCACTCCCCAGGAAGAACTCGTGCTCACGTTGCGCGCGACGGGGCTGTCCACCCACAGCGGCGAGGTGGCATTCCCCGGTGGGCGACGCGACCCCGAGGACGTCGACCTGATCCATACCGCCCTGCGCGAGGCGGAAGAGGAGATCGCCCTGCCGCCCGGGCTGGTGGAAGTGGTCGGGCCGTTGAGCACGTTGCTGTCCCGTCACGGTATCCTGGTCAAGCCATTCGTCGGCTTCGTCCCGGACTTCGTCGAGTACCGCCCCAATGACGGCGAGATTGCCGAAGTCTTCAAGGTGCCGCTGGAGTTCTTCCGTGGCGACCCGCGGGAAACCACTCATCGCATCGATTATTTCGGCCGCAGCTGGTACGTCCCCAGCTACCTCTACGAGGGGTACAAGATCTGGGGGTTGTCGGCGATCATGCTGGTCGAGTTGGTCAATCTGCTGCATGACGCCCGCATCGACCTGCACCAACCGCCCGCGCAGTTCATCAAGCTGAGCTGA
- a CDS encoding gamma carbonic anhydrase family protein: MKYRLGSSQVETHPESWIAPTATVIGKVRLDAGASVWFNAVLRGDNELIHIGENSNVQDGTVIHTDMGFPLTLGKGVTIGHNAMLHGCQVGDYSLIGINAVVLNGAKIGKYCIIGANALIPEGKEIPDGSLVMGSPGKVVRELTEAQKKILEASAAHYVHNAQRYARELAEQEE, from the coding sequence ATGAAGTACCGCCTGGGCTCGTCCCAAGTCGAAACCCATCCGGAAAGCTGGATCGCCCCCACGGCCACGGTGATCGGCAAGGTTCGCCTGGATGCCGGCGCCAGCGTGTGGTTCAACGCCGTGCTGCGTGGCGACAACGAGCTGATCCACATCGGCGAGAACAGCAACGTGCAGGATGGCACCGTGATCCACACCGACATGGGCTTCCCGCTGACCCTGGGCAAGGGCGTGACCATCGGCCACAACGCCATGCTGCACGGCTGCCAGGTGGGCGATTACAGCCTGATCGGCATCAACGCGGTGGTCCTCAACGGCGCGAAGATCGGCAAGTACTGCATCATCGGCGCCAACGCGCTGATCCCCGAGGGCAAGGAAATTCCCGACGGCTCCCTGGTGATGGGCTCGCCCGGCAAGGTGGTGCGCGAGCTGACCGAGGCGCAGAAGAAGATCCTCGAAGCCAGCGCCGCCCATTACGTGCACAACGCCCAGCGTTACGCCCGCGAGTTGGCCGAGCAGGAAGAATGA
- a CDS encoding NUDIX hydrolase encodes MKFCSQCGAPVSLRIPSGDNRPRYVCDQCHTVHYQNPRIVAGCLPVWEGRILLCRRAIQPRQGFWTLPAGFMENGETLEQAAARETLEEACARVHDLQLYTLYDLPHISQVYMFFRAELADLDFRAGEESLEVKLFEESDIPWGELAFPTVGRTLECYFADRIKRSFPVRNEAIAPMLAQKKN; translated from the coding sequence ATGAAATTCTGCAGTCAGTGCGGCGCTCCCGTGAGCCTGCGCATCCCCAGCGGCGACAACCGCCCGCGCTACGTCTGCGACCAGTGCCATACCGTGCATTACCAGAACCCTCGCATCGTCGCCGGCTGCCTGCCGGTGTGGGAAGGGCGCATCCTGCTGTGCCGTCGCGCCATTCAGCCGCGCCAGGGTTTCTGGACCCTGCCCGCCGGCTTCATGGAGAACGGCGAGACCCTGGAGCAGGCCGCTGCGCGGGAAACCCTCGAAGAAGCCTGCGCCCGCGTCCACGACCTGCAGCTCTATACCCTCTACGACCTGCCGCACATCAGCCAGGTGTACATGTTCTTCCGCGCCGAACTGGCCGACCTGGACTTCCGCGCCGGCGAGGAGAGCCTGGAGGTAAAACTGTTCGAAGAATCCGACATCCCGTGGGGTGAGCTGGCTTTCCCCACCGTGGGCCGTACCTTAGAATGCTACTTTGCGGACCGGATCAAGCGGAGCTTCCCGGTGCGCAACGAAGCCATCGCACCGATGCTGGCACAGAAAAAGAACTAA
- a CDS encoding YqfO family protein, producing MYKLCFYVPESHLEPVKKAVFAAGAGRIGAYDSCCWQALGQGQFRPLQGSNPFIGQAGTVEQVAEWKVEMVVADELIHDSVKALKAAHPYETPAFEVWRLSDMVF from the coding sequence ATGTACAAACTTTGTTTCTACGTTCCGGAGAGTCACCTGGAACCGGTCAAGAAGGCGGTATTTGCCGCGGGTGCTGGACGCATCGGTGCCTATGACAGCTGCTGCTGGCAGGCGCTGGGACAGGGGCAATTCCGGCCGTTGCAGGGCAGCAATCCGTTCATCGGCCAGGCGGGCACCGTCGAGCAGGTGGCCGAATGGAAGGTCGAGATGGTGGTGGCGGACGAGCTGATCCATGACTCGGTCAAGGCCTTGAAGGCCGCGCACCCTTATGAGACGCCGGCCTTCGAGGTGTGGCGGTTGTCGGACATGGTGTTCTGA
- a CDS encoding MFS transporter, translating to MTSTTFDAEQPAEQTNSTTRVAVASFIGTAIEFYDFYVYATAAALVIGPVFFPQTSGTAQALSAFLTFGIAFLARPLGSALFGHFGDRIGRKSTLVASLLLMGVSTTLIGLLPGYDSIGAWAPILLCVLRFGQGLGLGGEWGGAALLATENAPKGRRAWFGMFPQMGPSIGFLAANGLFLCLAMLLSEEQFRAWGWRIPFILSAVLVIVGLYVRLKLVETPVFAKAMARHERSSLPIAELFARHWRPTLLGALAMVVCYALFYISTVFSLSYGVTSLGYSREQFLGLLCFAVLFMAAATPLSAWLSDRFGRRPVLIVGCIAAIASGFAMQPLLSQGSSVEVAIFLALELFLMGVTFAPMGALLPELFPTHVRYTGASAAYNLGGILGASVAPYIAQKLVGMGGLSWVGGYVSVAAALSLLAVLCLRETRESDLDNID from the coding sequence ATGACCAGCACCACCTTCGACGCCGAACAGCCGGCCGAACAGACCAACTCCACCACCCGTGTCGCAGTGGCCAGCTTCATCGGCACCGCCATCGAGTTCTACGACTTCTACGTCTACGCCACCGCCGCCGCGCTGGTAATCGGCCCAGTGTTCTTCCCACAGACATCGGGCACCGCCCAGGCGCTGAGCGCCTTCCTCACCTTCGGCATCGCCTTCCTCGCCCGCCCGCTGGGCTCGGCGCTGTTCGGTCACTTCGGCGACCGCATCGGACGCAAATCCACCCTGGTAGCCTCGCTGCTGCTGATGGGCGTGTCGACCACCCTGATCGGCCTGCTGCCGGGCTATGACAGCATCGGTGCCTGGGCGCCCATCCTGCTCTGCGTGCTGCGCTTCGGCCAGGGCCTGGGGTTGGGCGGGGAATGGGGCGGCGCCGCGCTGCTAGCCACGGAGAACGCGCCGAAGGGCCGTCGCGCCTGGTTCGGCATGTTCCCGCAGATGGGCCCGTCGATCGGCTTCCTCGCCGCCAACGGCCTGTTCCTCTGCCTGGCCATGCTGCTCAGCGAGGAGCAGTTCCGCGCGTGGGGCTGGCGCATCCCGTTCATCCTCAGCGCCGTGCTGGTGATCGTCGGCCTGTACGTGCGCCTGAAGCTGGTGGAAACCCCGGTGTTCGCCAAGGCCATGGCGCGTCACGAACGCTCCAGCCTGCCGATCGCCGAGCTGTTCGCCAGACATTGGCGGCCGACGCTGCTCGGCGCCCTGGCAATGGTGGTGTGCTACGCCCTCTTCTATATCTCCACGGTGTTCTCGCTGAGCTACGGCGTGACCAGCCTGGGTTACAGCCGCGAACAGTTCCTTGGCCTGCTGTGCTTCGCCGTGCTCTTCATGGCCGCCGCCACGCCGCTCTCCGCCTGGCTGAGTGACCGCTTCGGGCGCAGGCCGGTGCTGATCGTTGGTTGTATCGCTGCGATCGCCTCCGGCTTCGCCATGCAGCCACTGCTGAGCCAGGGCTCCTCGGTCGAGGTGGCGATCTTCCTGGCGCTGGAGCTGTTCCTGATGGGCGTTACCTTCGCCCCCATGGGCGCGCTGCTGCCAGAGCTATTCCCCACCCACGTGCGCTACACCGGCGCTTCGGCGGCCTACAACCTGGGCGGCATCCTCGGTGCCTCGGTGGCGCCGTACATCGCGCAGAAGCTGGTGGGCATGGGCGGACTGAGCTGGGTGGGTGGCTACGTTTCGGTGGCGGCGGCACTCAGCCTGCTGGCCGTGCTGTGCCTGCGGGAGACGCGCGAGAGCGATCTGGACAACATCGACTGA
- a CDS encoding SGNH/GDSL hydrolase family protein: protein MSRWAGLMWWAAALPLLPLALPMAVRTRRTALRLAPAAGVCEGVAGIEMPGEPFRLLLLGESTVAGVGASCLDFALAGRLALALSCRLERPVAWRAIGENGITAGEACERLLPMAADQDYDLVALVFGVNDTTHFSSSQRWLGSLKQLIGHFRTRGARVVCTAVPPLQHFTALPWLLRQLLGWRAALLDRQLGTLALTQGAGYCEVSLEMQPQFLAIDGYHPSALGYQVWGEHLAQWLVQS from the coding sequence GTGAGCCGCTGGGCGGGGTTGATGTGGTGGGCGGCGGCATTGCCGCTGCTGCCGCTGGCCCTGCCCATGGCCGTGCGCACCCGGCGCACGGCCTTGCGCCTGGCTCCCGCGGCGGGTGTCTGCGAAGGCGTCGCCGGCATCGAGATGCCAGGCGAACCCTTCCGTCTTCTACTGCTGGGTGAGTCCACGGTCGCCGGAGTCGGCGCATCCTGCCTGGATTTTGCCCTGGCCGGGCGCCTGGCGCTGGCGCTTTCCTGTCGGCTGGAGCGTCCCGTCGCCTGGCGTGCGATCGGGGAGAACGGTATTACCGCCGGCGAGGCCTGTGAGCGCTTGTTACCAATGGCGGCGGATCAGGATTACGACCTGGTGGCGCTGGTCTTCGGCGTCAACGATACGACCCACTTCAGTTCCAGCCAGCGCTGGTTGGGCTCTCTCAAACAACTGATCGGGCATTTCCGAACCCGTGGCGCGCGCGTGGTATGCACGGCGGTGCCGCCGCTGCAGCATTTCACCGCGCTGCCGTGGCTGTTGCGGCAACTACTGGGCTGGCGCGCGGCGTTGCTGGATCGCCAGCTCGGTACGCTGGCCCTGACGCAGGGCGCCGGTTATTGCGAGGTCAGCCTGGAAATGCAGCCGCAGTTCCTCGCCATCGACGGTTATCACCCCTCGGCGCTGGGCTATCAGGTCTGGGGCGAACACCTGGCGCAGTGGCTGGTGCAGTCGTAG